Part of the Odocoileus virginianus isolate 20LAN1187 ecotype Illinois chromosome 27, Ovbor_1.2, whole genome shotgun sequence genome is shown below.
GCCCCAAAGCGGTGGTCGAAAAGAGGTCAGAGGCAAATGAGGCATCGGGAGTGCTAGGCAAGGGGCCAGTCTGTTCCAGCTACAGCACGTTGGGAGGGTATGGTGGTGAGGGAGGGTCACACCTCCCCAAGTCACACCCTTttcccccccgcccctcccgaCTCCCTCCAGCACTGGTCGATAAAGTATCTACCCCAACCCTCACAACCCTCCCTCTGTGAGGACTAGAGTAGACAGGGTATTGTAATTATCAGGGTTCTTCCGCGACACGGTAAGTCTCAGGCCCTCAACCTATTCAGCTGCGacgtgggggggagggggggggggtgaaagtggacacagaggaggggaaaggaCTCAGGAATTCTGGCAGATGATGGACATCAGGGCCAGCAAGAAGTCCCACCTGGACCACTACTTGTCCGCCTGCTCAAAGGCCATCTGCACTGCCCCCAGCCCGCGCGCTGATCCGCCTTCCCGTCCGAACCACCGCGTGGGTCCTAACCCTCCAGCACTTCCCACTCCCCGATCGCCGGCCCGCTGAAAGCTCACCCGGTGAGCCCGCCGCTATCCCAGGGCGCCCCGCGCCTGGGAGCGTAAGGGGGCGGCGGCAGGTGCTGGGGAACCAGCGAACCGGGCCCGAACGTGGCTCGTGAGCCGCGCTGCGCTGGGAGGCGGAGCCCCCCCCGGGCGCATGCGCACCCGCGGGCCTCGGCCACACCTCCTCCCTCTCGCGGGCCAATGGCTGTCGACGCGGAGATGAGCGCTCCCGGCGCGGAGAGAGGAGGCTTCCCATGGAGGTGGCGGGGGTCGTGTGGTTCACTTTCACAATTTTATTAAACTAGAAGAGTCCCGAcgtgtggattaaaaaaaaaaaaaaaaacctgagttcTGAGGCCGCGCCAGCCTCCACGCAGCCCGCCTTCCCAGGTGCGCCCCGCCCAGGTCCAGTCCCGCACTCTCAGGAGTTGTGCTTCTGCCGCTTCCAGAAGCGCTTGACGTCGCTGTGCCCGGCCGGGGTCACCACCATGAGCCGCTTGGCCGAGTTCTCGAACACCAGGACGCCCAGCTCCCGCGCGTGGGCCAGCAGCAACTCAAAGTCCACTTGTGACAGGAACTGGTTATACAGGACGCCTGGGGTCCGCAGGTCAGGAGCaatggggagaaagagagaaggtgAGAATGGGAGGTGGGAGCCCCTTGATGGTAGCCTCAGGGAACCAGCGGTCTCGGCTTGCCACCCACATTTAAATCCTAACACTAGTATGACCCAGCCATATTCAGGGAGGCAGTATAATACAATAAGAAAACACATTGCTtaccaaaaccaaagaaattATCCCTATGAATTATccctcaaatcctaaaagatgatgctgtgaaagcgctgcactcaatatgccagcaaatctggaaaactcagcagtggccacaggactggaaaaggtcagttttcattccaatgccaaagaatgttcaaactacagcacaatagcactcatctctcatgctagcaaagtaatgctcagtcttccaagccaagcttcaacaatacctgaactgtgaacttccagatgttcaagctggatttagaaaaggcagaggaaccagagatcaaattgccaacatctgttggatcatcgaaaaagcaagagagttccagaaaaacatctacttctgctttactgactatgccaaagcctttgactgtgtgaatcacaacaaactgtggaaaattctgaaagagacgggaataccagaccacctgacctgcctcttgagatatctgtatgcaggtcaagaagcaacagttagaactggacatggaacaacagactggttccagatcgggaaaggagtatgtcaaggctgtatatagtcaccctgcttatttaacatatcagagtacatcatgagaaatgctgggctggatgaagcacaacctggaatcaagattgctgggataaataataacctcagatacacagatgacaccacccttatggcagaaagtgaagaagaactaaagagcctcttgatgaaagtcaaagaagagagtgaaaaagttggttggaaactcaacattcagaaaattaagatcatagcatctggtcccatcacttcatggcaaatagatggggaaacaatggaaacagtgccagactttattttggggggctctaaaatcactgcagatggtgactgcagccatgaaattaaaagacgcttgctccttgcaagaaaagctatgaccaacctagacagcatattaaaaagcaaagacattactttgccaacaaaggtccatctagttaaggctatggtttttccagtagtcatgtatggatgtgagagttggactataaagaaggctgagcgccgaagaattgatgcttttgaactgtggtgttggagaagactcttgggagtcccttggactgcaaggagaacaaaccagtcaatcttaaaggaaatcagtcctgaatattcattggaaggactgatgttgaagctgaaacgccaatactttggccacctgatgggaagaactgactcattggaaaagacccttaatctgggaaaaactgaaggcagagaaggggatgacaaaggatgagatgggtggatggcatcaccaactcgatggacatgagtttgagtaagctccaggagttggtgatggacagggtagcctggtgtgcttcagttcatggggtgacaaaaagagttggacacgactgaacgactaaactgaactgaatcccttcCAATTTCCCTCTTCCAATTTCCCAAATCACACTCATTTGAGAATTTATTTACTGCCATCAACTAATCCCGAAATAAAACATGCATGGGTTTACTAGcccatgcagaaaaaaaaaaaaatgtatgaacaGCTTTTTCAGTGCACCAAGACTGAATTGTCCTTCTTCTGGCCAATGACCCAAAAAAACCCACCAGAAGCCACTCACCTTCGGTGAACCGGAGCCTGTCCCTTTCCAGCTCCCAGAGCCGAATCTGGTCCGTGATGGTGGGAGGCAGCACCGGTGTCTGCAGGGGCAAGGGATGGCTCTTGTAAGATTCAGAAGCACTGCTCTAGGCAGCCCCAGCCCTCCACTCATTCCCCAGATTTGgattccatttctcttttccatCATTTCATCACCAGGTACCAAGGGCTCTCAGCCTCCTGCAGCTGTTTGTCCCTCCAGCCTCCTGTTTGTACCTGTTTAAGCATCACTGGGTGGGCCCTTGTCCTTAGGAAATGGATGATCTAGGAAAACAGACAAGAATTGGGATCAATGACAGTAAATAAATTCTCAACTGAGTGCAATTCTCATTGCACAGAATTCTGAAATAAGAAAGCAGGAAAGCTACCTGTCTCCTAATGTCACTGAACATCAACTGATTGTTTAAAAATTCATAGGCATATGCCTATCAATTCAACACATCCCAGATTAGCTGTTGTCCTGAGGTGTTGCTCCCATTGGTGATATCTGCTGCTCCTTCTTTGGCATATTTGCCctttccatagttttttttttctttaaagtaacaGCAACTATTATTTTTGAGCACTAACTGCATGGCAGGCTCTGAACTAAAtgcttttcctctatttcattgactTCTTTCAACAACCCTATGACatgaaggttgctcagtcatgtccaactctttgtgaccccatggactgtgcagtccatggaattctctaaaccagaatactggagtgggtagcctttcccttctccaggggatcttcccaacccagggattgaatccaggtctcccacattgcgggcggattctttaccagctgaaccacaagggaagcccaggaatactggagtaggtagcctatcccttttccagtggatctccccgacccaggaattgcaccatggtctcctgcattgtaggcaaattctttaccaactgagctatcagagaagcagTAATAGCTGAAGTGAGAACTATCAGAAGCCCTGAAGCGAGAACTGTCATTATTTccgttttccagatgaggaaactgaggctcaagaagAGAAACAACTAGGCCATCTGTGCAGCTAGGAAGTGCTGAGACACAAATCCAGAGTTATAGCTCCTCCTTACTTGTGTCTTTTCTGCAGGAGGGTCTACCTCTCCCCACACTGAGAGCCTTGACTTCTCATGACCtgacactcacacacagacaactCACCACCACCTTCTGTAACAGAACCCATGCTAGATTTCCAGAAGGTGACCACCCCTGACCCCACAAGCCAAGTACAGCCTTTCTTTCCACCCACACCTTCCCCAAGCAGGGATACCTGCTGGGCTGTGATGCCACTGGCAATGGCCTGCTGCACACTCTCCCGGGTCACCTGTGCCACCACCATGTTGGGGAAGCGATAGAGCATCTCAGAGAAAAGGGCAATGAGGGCGATCTGCAGCTCCGACTCTGACCAGAAGATAGGAGGAAAGGATTAGGAGGCTTCCCACATCTAGGCTCCCCCGAGCCTCAGAGAGCTCTGTAAACCACCAAGTCACAAGTGTATGTGACCAGAAACTGGCAGTTCCTCCTGCTgctttccccttcttcctcccctccccaccagcctgcTCTCCCAGGGGCCCTCTGTCCAGCCTCACCCGTGTAGGCATACAGTCGGTAATTGGTTTCCACAACAATGAAGCCTGGCTGATGTGCGGTGCCCCCAGCCCCAGAAACACCTGATGAGAGATTGATGGCCAGGCGTGTGGGGTAGTAACGCCGAGATTTCCTctgaaaaggagaagggaaaggccacagGCCCTCTCTCAGGCATCACTGCCCTACATCTTCCTCCTGAAACATCAGGTTCCTCCCAGTGCCCAGGACCTCAGCTCCCAACTTCTCTCCCTCAAGGGAGAGAAGTATTCAGTCCTGGCAACTGCTTCCTGTGACTGCCTCCCGAGACCCCACTCTCCTTTAAAGGCCAAGGCAccatcccaccccacctcttCGGTAGAGGCCATGTGTCTGGGTGCTCATACCTTCCTCTGGAAAACAAGCCCAAACTCACGCAGATGTTGCAGGAAGTTCAACAGAGAATCACTCATACCTTCCACAGAGTAATCCTGGGGAAAAGGAGTGGCCAGCTGGGGTCCAAAACACATCCCATTCTCCCTTTCCCAATCCCTTACACTCACACCCTTTTCCCATCTctgcttgttcttttttattcttatccTTCACTGTATTGCCCTATTACCTCATTTCCCCTTCTCATCTCTTTACTCTCTTCCCATCTCGCCCACTCAAGCCCTCTGCTTACCTTGCCTAGAGTGGAGAAGCTGAgctggaagaggaaggagagaatctCCACTAGGTCCATGCCCCGACTCTAGGGAGGAATGGGCAGAAACAAAGGgggaggggtgagagggaggaaatgagagaaaatcaGGGAACAGAGTCTGTGGGCAGCCATCCCTCAGTGGGTCTGGGGAAGAGTAGAGCATGCTGGCGGGCACCCCTGACCTGCTCACCTGGGCTGTCTGCAGATACTGCAACATAAAGTACCAGAGCTGGGCTGGGGTGTCCAGCAACAGGAACTGGAAGCCAGCAGAGGTAATGCAGGGCGGCTCTCCAGGTTCAGCACTAGAGACAGAGAGGGCTCATGGCAGAGGTGTGTGGAGAAAGGCCACTGTCCCACCTGTGTGCCCacgtttgtttttttggtttatcTCTTGCCATACTCTGCTCTACTctccttttgaaaatatttatttggccatgccaggtcttagctgtagcatgtagatcttccatctttgttgaGGCAAGCagtatctttagttgtgacatgcaaactcttggttgcaacatgtgggatctacttccctgaccagggatcgaacccgggctccctgcattgggagcatggagtcttagccactggaccaccggggaagtccctcagCCCTCCTTTTTCAGTCAACCCCCTCCTATCCTGACCCAAGGTGGACTCAATTTAGCAGGGACTCAAGAACGTGGCAAAACAGAGCCATTGTACCTCCGGCTTCCTCACCTCTTCATGAGCCCAGCCTGGCTGAGGAGCTGAGCCAAGTCCTGGCTGACGGCTGCGCTGGGGGATCCCACCATGAAGTGAAGGACCACCTAAAGAACAGAAGAGAACAGATTCGGGTGCCTTAAAGGCTGTGGGAAGCAGGAACACAAGCAGAGACACCCACAGGGTCCCCAAGTCCTCACCTCCCATCGCTCCTCGGCGTACTTGTCAAGTGAGGGGACGTCCCGGGCATGCTTGTCTGGTCCCAGCTGACTTGTGTCATCAGACCAGGCCTTGCCCCTATGCCAGGATGGCCAACAGTAAGGAACCCTACCTGTGTCCCCCACCCATGCTTCTGCCGTTATTCCACCCTCATCCCCAGGGACTGTGAGTGGGAGACATTTCCTACACCAGGTAGCTCCATCTGGTCCAACTTACTCATAAAGGAGCTTCCAAAAGTAGAGCTCGCAAGGTTGCAGAGAGGCCCCTCAGGAGCTCCCCAGCCAGCAATTCAATCACCATGTCCCCTACCTAATTTAGGAAAAGACGGAAGTGACATACCCACCCAGAAGGGCAATGCGGAGGTTTTGGCGGAAGATGGGGTTGAGGATGAGGCCCTGGAGACCACCAGGGAGCAGCTGGGTGTGCCAGATACGGAGGCCGCTCAGCAACCCCGTGCTTTCCTCCTGAGCTCTGGAACAGAAGCAGAGAGGTAAGGGAGATGACTTGAGAACAGAAAGGAGACTCACAAAGGCATcagtttctgccttttctaaactggTGGTCCTCGGAACACTGTTTCACAGAGATCAATGTCTTAAGGCAAATGTCTTTACTGTAACACCTACCAGAGCCTTGTTACAGACATCACAACTCTCCGAGAGGCAAAATACAGTAATAAGAATTTCCCAAATGTGTTTAATTACAAGTTGTTGGTGTCCCCATTAATATTTACTAAAAGTATTCCAAGAACAGCAGTTTGGGAAGCCTGGCTGTTGAGAAATTTGTTTCTGGCTAAAAATGCAGGAGAGACTCACTTGCTGAATTCCTTCTTCACCCACAGGGCTACAGCAGCTTGTGGCAAAGGCTGTTCCAGAAAGAGCATCCGCATCACCCAGTTCTTAGCCAAAGATGGGAGCTCCCTGTAAGCGGAGAGAGGGACAATGTTAATATCAGAAACTGTCTTAGAACTGCATCCCTGCCCTCCATGGCCTCTCAAACATCTCACATTCACCCTCCACCCTTTTACCTCTCTTGCTGCCCCCACATCCTCCATCTGATTTGGCCTGATACCCTTTACTCTCCAAGCCCACCAGGGCTAAGCTTCTACCCACAATAACTTATTTCAGTCTGCAGGCCCCATTACATTTCCCCACCATGGGCCCTACCATGAAGGGGGTCCTCACCTGAAGACAGCCAGGCAGGTGGCAGGGTGCCCATACAATCGATCTAATACTCCAGGGCTCAGGCCTCCTAGGAATTCCTGCAaattcctgcattgtaggtgtaCTCGATTCAGTCCACCCCTGGAAGGGGTGCTCTCCATCACCTGAGAGATGCAAGTGTTAGTGTACCCCCACAAGCCATGCCAGTGTCGCCCCTCACCTTTCTAATTCTGATTCTCGATCCACTGGCCCCCACGAAAACTCATCTATGGTTTCCTTTTTCATGTCACTCACCTCCTCTTGTTTCTCCCAATCCTGACCAACCTcccctcttttcctgccttctcaCCTCACTTCTGGTCTAAACGCCAGTCTTCTCTCAATTTCTATATGACAGAATTGTCAATTGTCCCATATTTGCAAAAACATTTGATATTTCAATGACTTGTCTCATCTTTACCTAAGCAGTGACAAAGATACTTGTTTGAGCCCAACCCTCTTTCCCTTCTGCCTCTCTTGGTCTGATCAGCCTATAAGTTCCAAATTTGTTTGTTCTTCCCATCTACTTCTTGGCCCCACCTCCTGCTGAGCACGGCAGTAACTATTTTTCCCCTCCAAGTCTCCCAAATGCAATTCCACTTCCTTCCTCTTACCTCCCCGAAGACCACCTCACCTCATTCACCCTGATCTACACCGCACGATCTCCCAAGTTGTCCCCTACTTTCCTCCCAGTCCTCCCTCTCACTCAACTCTCTCCCTCTTATCTCCGCCACCCCTTATCTCCTCGCACCCTTAC
Proteins encoded:
- the GTF2H4 gene encoding general transcription factor IIH subunit 4, whose protein sequence is MESTPSRGGLNRVHLQCRNLQEFLGGLSPGVLDRLYGHPATCLAVFRELPSLAKNWVMRMLFLEQPLPQAAVALWVKKEFSKAQEESTGLLSGLRIWHTQLLPGGLQGLILNPIFRQNLRIALLGGGKAWSDDTSQLGPDKHARDVPSLDKYAEERWEVVLHFMVGSPSAAVSQDLAQLLSQAGLMKSAEPGEPPCITSAGFQFLLLDTPAQLWYFMLQYLQTAQSRGMDLVEILSFLFQLSFSTLGKDYSVEGMSDSLLNFLQHLREFGLVFQRKRKSRRYYPTRLAINLSSGVSGAGGTAHQPGFIVVETNYRLYAYTESELQIALIALFSEMLYRFPNMVVAQVTRESVQQAIASGITAQQIIHFLRTRAHPVMLKQTPVLPPTITDQIRLWELERDRLRFTEGVLYNQFLSQVDFELLLAHARELGVLVFENSAKRLMVVTPAGHSDVKRFWKRQKHNS